One Nostoc punctiforme PCC 73102 DNA window includes the following coding sequences:
- a CDS encoding serine/threonine-protein kinase encodes MQPPITVGTVLQNRYRIIQILGQGGFGRTYLAEDQRRFNELCAIKELISTATEASAWEKAKELFHREAAILYQIEHPQVPKFRERFEQDQRLFLVEDYVAGQTYRAMLAERQAVAKTFTEAEVLQLIQLLLPVLEHIHSRGIIHRDISPENIILRDSDAKPVLIDFGVVKELATRLRSPESAMPETTVGKLGYSPSEQMQTGGAYPSSDLYALAVSAIVLLTGKEPRDLFDENQLTWNWQRWVKVSPRFAQVLNRMLNHIPSDRYQSAASVSQALQPLEQVSLPPLNASNLQTMAVGRRPDSIPPASPKKQPDPVIPPTPTSSVLDNPLAIAAIGTAVVFVAGFGSWALVSSIRSQPKPSPTETLPQNFPSPVISGGTTFTATPTPTIEQPISRRLNLGANNTATVTDTLKTNQIIRYTFFGQKGDKLTALIDPTSSVLLTVLSPNEQPLAQNTQPITAYEGILLVTGRYTIELTLASGVAESNYNLNVSLEKPVKPIPTETPIPIPTETPIPIPTETPIPIPTETPIPIPTETPLPIPTETPFPIPTEIPIPTPTTGETPTLPPVNETQPFSGQRN; translated from the coding sequence ATGCAACCACCCATTACAGTTGGCACTGTCTTGCAAAACCGTTACCGCATAATTCAAATTCTCGGACAAGGAGGATTTGGTAGAACCTATCTGGCAGAAGATCAGAGACGCTTTAACGAACTGTGCGCGATCAAGGAATTGATTTCAACAGCAACGGAGGCTTCGGCTTGGGAAAAGGCAAAGGAGCTTTTTCACCGAGAGGCTGCCATTTTATATCAAATCGAACATCCACAAGTGCCCAAATTTCGGGAAAGATTTGAGCAAGACCAACGCTTATTTTTGGTGGAGGACTATGTTGCAGGTCAAACCTACCGAGCTATGCTGGCTGAACGTCAAGCTGTTGCTAAAACCTTCACAGAGGCTGAAGTATTGCAGCTGATACAGTTGTTGTTGCCTGTTTTAGAGCATATTCACAGTCGAGGGATCATTCACCGAGATATCTCGCCAGAAAACATTATTTTGCGAGATAGTGACGCTAAACCTGTGTTAATTGACTTTGGGGTGGTAAAGGAACTAGCAACACGTTTGCGATCGCCAGAGAGTGCCATGCCCGAAACCACTGTGGGAAAATTAGGCTACTCTCCGAGCGAACAAATGCAAACAGGGGGAGCTTACCCTAGCAGTGACTTGTATGCATTAGCTGTGAGTGCGATTGTTTTGCTGACTGGTAAAGAACCAAGGGATCTATTTGATGAAAACCAACTAACTTGGAATTGGCAGCGATGGGTAAAAGTGAGTCCGCGATTTGCTCAAGTTTTGAATCGAATGTTGAATCATATACCGAGCGATCGCTATCAGAGTGCTGCTAGTGTATCTCAAGCACTACAACCTTTAGAACAAGTCAGTCTTCCTCCTCTGAATGCATCTAATTTGCAGACAATGGCTGTTGGTCGCCGTCCTGACTCAATACCACCAGCTTCACCGAAGAAACAACCCGATCCTGTAATTCCACCAACTCCCACTAGTTCAGTCTTGGATAATCCGTTAGCGATCGCGGCAATTGGCACTGCTGTAGTCTTTGTCGCCGGATTTGGTTCTTGGGCACTGGTAAGTTCAATCCGCAGTCAGCCGAAACCATCACCAACTGAAACGCTTCCACAAAATTTCCCTTCACCAGTTATTTCTGGCGGTACTACATTCACAGCTACACCCACACCCACCATTGAGCAACCTATTTCTAGGCGACTCAATTTGGGAGCAAATAATACAGCCACAGTTACAGATACTCTCAAAACAAATCAAATCATTCGGTATACTTTTTTTGGGCAGAAAGGTGACAAGTTAACTGCGTTGATTGACCCAACAAGCAGCGTATTGCTCACAGTTTTAAGTCCAAATGAACAACCGCTTGCTCAGAATACCCAGCCAATAACAGCTTATGAAGGCATATTGCTAGTTACTGGTAGATATACTATTGAGTTAACACTGGCTTCGGGAGTTGCCGAAAGCAATTACAACCTCAATGTTTCATTAGAAAAACCAGTCAAACCAATTCCCACCGAGACACCGATTCCCATTCCTACAGAGACACCGATCCCCATTCCCACAGAAACACCGATCCCCATTCCCACAGAAACACCGATCCCCATTCCTACAGAGACACCCCTCCCAATTCCTACAGAAACACCCTTCCCAATTCCCACTGAGATACCGATTCCAACTCCGACCACTGGTGAAACGCCAACCTTGCCGCCAGTTAATGAAACACAACCATTTTCTGGCCAAAGAAATTAA
- a CDS encoding ribose-phosphate pyrophosphokinase, whose amino-acid sequence MNSNRGSAVLSSATFKVQASSTGMTDNHRLRLFSGSANLQLSQEVARYVGMDLGPMIRKRFADGELYVQIQESIRGCDVYLIQPCCQPVNDHLMELLIMVDACRRASARQVTAVIPYYGYARADRKTAGRESITAKLVANLITEAGANRVLAMDLHSAQIQGYFDIPFDHVYGSPVLLDYLASKELPDLVVVSPDVGGVARARAFAKKLNDAPLAIIDKRRQAHNVAEVLNIIGDVKGKTAVLVDDMIDTGGTIAEGARLLREEGARQVYACATHAVFSPPAMERLSSGLFEEVIVTNTIPIPENNRFPQLVVLSVANLLGETIWRIHEDTSVSSMFR is encoded by the coding sequence ATGAATTCAAATAGAGGATCTGCTGTTCTTAGTTCTGCAACTTTCAAAGTGCAAGCATCTTCAACAGGAATGACTGATAATCATCGCTTGCGGCTGTTTTCGGGCTCTGCCAATTTACAGCTGTCTCAAGAAGTCGCTCGTTATGTCGGGATGGACTTGGGGCCAATGATTCGCAAGAGATTTGCGGATGGAGAACTTTACGTTCAAATCCAAGAATCAATTCGGGGTTGTGATGTCTATTTAATTCAGCCATGCTGTCAACCCGTAAACGATCATTTGATGGAATTATTGATTATGGTTGATGCCTGTCGTCGAGCTTCGGCGCGACAGGTGACGGCAGTAATTCCCTACTATGGCTATGCTCGTGCCGATCGCAAAACGGCAGGACGAGAGTCTATAACTGCCAAGCTGGTTGCTAACTTGATCACCGAAGCAGGTGCCAACCGCGTTCTAGCAATGGATTTACACTCGGCGCAAATTCAAGGCTATTTCGATATTCCCTTTGACCATGTTTATGGTTCTCCAGTATTGCTGGATTATCTAGCAAGCAAGGAATTGCCCGACCTTGTGGTTGTTTCCCCCGATGTTGGCGGTGTAGCAAGAGCCAGAGCATTTGCCAAAAAATTAAATGATGCTCCCCTGGCGATTATTGACAAGCGTCGTCAAGCACATAATGTTGCAGAAGTGTTAAATATCATCGGCGATGTTAAAGGCAAAACGGCAGTGTTGGTGGATGACATGATTGACACTGGCGGCACGATCGCAGAAGGAGCGCGATTACTGCGTGAAGAAGGAGCGCGTCAGGTATATGCCTGTGCAACTCATGCGGTATTTTCCCCACCAGCGATGGAACGATTATCCAGTGGTTTGTTTGAGGAAGTTATTGTCACCAATACGATCCCCATACCAGAAAACAATCGTTTTCCTCAACTAGTGGTGTTGTCAGTAGCTAATCTCTTAGGAGAAACTATCTGGCGGATTCATGAAGATACTTCAGTTAGTAGTATGTTCCGCTAA
- a CDS encoding response regulator, whose protein sequence is MFNRLKIGTKIGVSFALSLATLTTIGLISYQSTNDLIETSRKETHTYQVLSQLEDLNLQLTNAETGQRGYIITGEQRYLEPYNAAIQLLNQKFKELQKLTADNPNQQNRLDILQPLLTERMAVMKDVIELRQSEGLEASQKAILTDQGKQLMDQIQKVIQAMKTEENALLKQRSERARAAGRQTIASIIYSIPLFSLILGLIGFALTRHISAPLKQVSDLAEKMADGDLSVSLPDSDRYDEIGVLTRTFNQMIVNLRNTTQKNEEQNWLKSNLAEFTQMLQGQRNLETASNLILSNLAPLVGASQGVFYAMASIDDQLVLKLLSSYAYKERKNLANQFRLGEGLVGQCALEKQRILLTEVPSDYIRISSGLGEAPPLNIIVLPILFETQVSAVIELASFGSFSHLHLTFLEQLSENLGVFLNNIASQLQTQQLLEESVALTEELQTQQEELQQSNQRLEEQAHELEESQFLVKQSNEELQQLNEELEEKAELLEVQNREVARKNQEVERARKSLEEKAEQLALSSKYKSEFLANMSHELRTPLNSLLILARLLADNSLNNLTDKQVEYSRTIYSAGTDLLELINDILDLAKIESGTMSLDIEQIAFADLETSLEQTFRQVAHNKELSFTIELDSKLPPTIYNDSKRLQQVLKNLLANAFKFTERGGVKLEITMSSDAAQIDNPMVAFAVSDTGIGIPAEKQKVIFEAFQQADGTTSRKYGGTGLGLSISRELAQLLGGRIELVSKPGQGSTFTLYLPRRQEKNSQSTFTPPQPITIRQASTIKEVPLAENRPTTVDISPTAKVLTTFPHEIPDDREIIQPGDRILLIIEDDEKFARILLDMAREQGFKAIVALQSKQGLALAQQFKPDAIMLDIYMPEMDGWTVLDRLKHKPDTRHIPVHILSVDERQQRGLQLGAITYLQKPVSPEALTQVLTDIKGFIERQVRNLLIVEDDPVQAQSIIELIGNGDVQSTAVGTGAEALLILRSQHFDCMVLDLGLPDMSGFALIEQIKQEPRLLKLPIIVYTGKELSRQEETQLRGLAETIIIKNVRSPERLLDETALFLHRVQANLPQPKRQMLEQLHQNDPVLANRKILIVDDDLRNIFALTSFLESYQMQVLFAENGRDGIERLQTNPDINIVLMDIMMPEMDGYETTRAIRQQQQFRSLPIIALTAKAMPGDREKCIEAGASDYITKPVDTEQLLSLLRVWLYR, encoded by the coding sequence ATGTTTAACCGTTTGAAGATTGGAACCAAAATTGGAGTAAGTTTTGCCCTGAGTTTGGCAACTCTGACCACCATTGGTCTGATCTCCTACCAAAGCACCAACGATCTAATTGAAACTTCGCGCAAAGAAACCCATACCTACCAGGTACTAAGTCAGCTTGAAGACCTGAATCTGCAACTGACAAATGCTGAAACTGGGCAACGCGGTTACATTATTACGGGCGAACAGCGCTATTTAGAACCTTATAACGCTGCGATTCAATTACTGAATCAAAAATTCAAGGAACTTCAAAAGTTAACAGCAGATAACCCCAATCAACAAAATCGTCTTGATATTTTGCAGCCACTACTAACTGAAAGAATGGCTGTAATGAAAGATGTGATTGAGCTACGGCAAAGCGAGGGTTTAGAAGCTTCCCAGAAAGCTATCTTGACAGATCAGGGTAAGCAGCTGATGGATCAAATTCAGAAAGTTATCCAGGCGATGAAAACTGAGGAGAATGCACTGCTGAAACAGCGCTCTGAGAGAGCAAGAGCAGCTGGCCGGCAAACGATCGCCAGTATTATTTATAGTATTCCCTTATTTTCTTTAATCTTAGGTTTAATCGGATTTGCCTTAACCAGACATATCTCAGCACCTCTAAAGCAAGTTTCTGATTTAGCAGAAAAAATGGCGGATGGGGATCTATCGGTGAGTTTACCAGATAGCGATCGCTACGATGAAATTGGCGTGTTGACGCGCACCTTCAACCAGATGATCGTTAATCTGCGAAATACAACTCAAAAAAATGAAGAGCAAAACTGGTTAAAGTCTAACTTAGCTGAATTTACCCAGATGCTCCAAGGGCAGCGAAATCTAGAAACTGCGTCTAACTTGATACTGTCGAATTTAGCGCCACTGGTTGGGGCATCACAGGGCGTTTTCTATGCAATGGCCTCTATAGACGATCAACTAGTACTGAAGTTGTTGAGTAGTTATGCTTACAAAGAGCGAAAAAACTTAGCAAATCAGTTTCGCTTGGGTGAAGGATTGGTGGGACAATGCGCTCTAGAAAAACAAAGAATTCTCCTCACAGAAGTTCCTAGTGACTATATCCGCATCAGTTCCGGCTTGGGAGAAGCACCACCGCTAAATATTATTGTTTTGCCTATACTCTTTGAAACGCAGGTGAGTGCTGTAATTGAACTTGCCTCTTTTGGGTCTTTCAGCCATCTGCATCTGACATTTTTAGAGCAATTGAGTGAAAATCTAGGAGTATTTTTAAATAACATCGCTTCACAATTGCAAACCCAGCAACTACTTGAAGAGTCTGTTGCTTTAACAGAAGAACTGCAAACTCAGCAAGAAGAACTACAACAGAGCAATCAACGTCTAGAAGAACAGGCACACGAGTTAGAAGAATCACAATTTCTTGTCAAGCAGTCTAATGAAGAATTACAGCAATTAAATGAGGAGTTAGAAGAAAAGGCAGAACTTTTAGAAGTTCAAAACCGAGAAGTCGCTCGCAAGAACCAAGAAGTTGAGCGGGCGAGGAAGTCTTTGGAAGAAAAAGCTGAACAACTGGCTTTGTCTTCCAAATATAAGTCAGAATTTCTGGCGAATATGTCCCACGAATTACGGACACCCCTAAATAGCTTGTTAATTCTAGCCAGGCTGTTAGCAGATAATTCTCTTAACAACTTGACCGATAAACAGGTAGAGTACAGCCGGACTATTTACTCGGCTGGCACTGATTTGCTGGAATTGATCAATGACATTCTAGATTTAGCCAAAATTGAGTCGGGTACGATGTCGCTCGATATTGAGCAAATTGCTTTTGCAGATTTGGAGACATCTCTAGAGCAAACTTTCCGGCAAGTAGCGCACAATAAAGAACTCAGTTTTACTATTGAACTGGATAGTAAGTTACCCCCGACAATTTATAACGATTCTAAACGTCTGCAACAAGTACTGAAAAATCTCCTAGCTAACGCCTTTAAGTTTACTGAACGGGGAGGCGTGAAATTAGAAATTACTATGTCTTCTGACGCAGCCCAAATTGATAATCCGATGGTTGCTTTTGCAGTTAGCGACACGGGTATAGGCATTCCAGCCGAGAAACAGAAGGTTATTTTCGAGGCATTTCAGCAGGCTGATGGCACAACCAGCCGCAAGTATGGCGGCACTGGCTTGGGTTTGTCCATCAGCCGAGAATTGGCTCAACTGTTGGGAGGGAGAATTGAATTAGTCAGCAAACCAGGGCAGGGAAGCACCTTCACTCTCTACCTACCCAGACGACAGGAAAAGAATAGTCAAAGTACTTTTACACCGCCTCAGCCAATCACAATCCGCCAAGCATCGACTATCAAAGAAGTGCCTTTGGCAGAAAACAGACCCACAACTGTGGACATCTCTCCAACCGCGAAAGTACTTACCACCTTCCCCCACGAAATTCCAGATGACCGGGAAATAATTCAACCTGGCGATCGCATTTTGCTAATTATCGAGGATGATGAGAAATTCGCCCGCATCTTACTAGATATGGCTCGTGAGCAGGGTTTTAAGGCTATAGTTGCATTACAGAGCAAACAAGGTCTAGCACTCGCGCAACAGTTTAAGCCCGATGCAATTATGCTAGATATTTATATGCCAGAAATGGATGGTTGGACGGTGCTGGATCGTTTAAAGCATAAGCCAGATACTAGGCATATACCAGTACATATACTTTCCGTAGATGAAAGACAGCAACGGGGATTACAGCTAGGAGCAATTACTTACCTACAAAAACCTGTTTCTCCAGAAGCGCTAACTCAGGTATTGACTGATATTAAAGGTTTTATTGAGCGTCAGGTAAGAAATCTCCTCATCGTAGAAGACGATCCCGTACAAGCCCAAAGTATTATCGAATTGATTGGTAATGGTGATGTCCAGAGTACAGCAGTGGGTACGGGAGCAGAAGCGCTGTTGATTTTGCGATCGCAACACTTTGACTGTATGGTACTGGATCTTGGTCTGCCCGATATGAGCGGGTTTGCACTAATTGAGCAAATCAAGCAAGAACCCAGGCTGTTGAAACTGCCAATTATCGTTTATACCGGCAAAGAACTCAGCCGCCAAGAAGAAACCCAACTGCGGGGATTAGCAGAGACAATTATCATTAAAAATGTGCGATCGCCAGAGCGGTTATTAGACGAAACTGCCCTGTTTTTGCATCGAGTGCAAGCAAATTTGCCGCAACCAAAGCGTCAAATGCTAGAGCAACTACATCAAAATGACCCGGTGCTAGCTAATCGGAAAATTTTGATTGTAGATGATGACTTGCGGAATATTTTTGCCCTGACCAGCTTCTTAGAAAGCTATCAAATGCAAGTGCTGTTTGCCGAAAATGGCAGAGATGGCATAGAAAGACTGCAAACTAATCCTGACATTAATATAGTACTGATGGATATTATGATGCCGGAAATGGATGGTTACGAAACCACCCGCGCCATCCGCCAGCAACAACAGTTTCGCTCACTACCAATAATTGCTTTAACTGCTAAAGCTATGCCAGGCGATCGCGAAAAGTGCATCGAAGCTGGAGCTTCTGACTACATCACCAAACCTGTAGATACTGAGCAATTGCTTTCACTGCTCCGAGTTTGGCTGTATCGGTAA
- a CDS encoding GlsB/YeaQ/YmgE family stress response membrane protein translates to MTNIIAWLVLGLIAGALAKLFYPGTQGGGILSTIILGILGAVVGGYLGQVLLGSGSAAAASVGALSLGSILFAVLGAMLLIFLWGLLTRRAV, encoded by the coding sequence ATGACTAACATTATTGCTTGGCTGGTTTTGGGTTTAATTGCAGGCGCGTTAGCTAAGTTATTTTATCCAGGAACCCAAGGTGGTGGTATTCTCTCCACGATTATATTAGGAATACTTGGAGCCGTAGTCGGTGGTTATTTGGGTCAAGTTTTACTAGGGAGTGGTTCAGCTGCCGCAGCATCTGTAGGAGCTTTATCTTTGGGAAGCATTTTATTTGCTGTTCTGGGTGCTATGCTACTGATTTTCCTATGGGGTTTACTGACTCGCCGAGCTGTATAA
- the rsmI gene encoding 16S rRNA (cytidine(1402)-2'-O)-methyltransferase codes for MQTDPKPGTLYVVGTPIGNLEDITFRAVRILQTVDIIAAEDTRHTGKLLQHFQVKTPQVSYHEHNRTSRIPELLEHLINNKAIALVSDAGMPGISDPGYELVKACIEAGISVVPIPGASAAITALSASGLPTDRFVFEGFLPAKTQQRQEHLESLQTESRTLIFYESPHRLRDTLQDLAQVWGSDRQIVLGRELTKLYEEFWRGTIAEAIAHYSQREPQGEYTLVVAGIPASQPQLTEEELKAELKLLISQGISRSQASRQLAKFTSLPRRQLYQLALSLVVTPES; via the coding sequence ATGCAAACCGATCCAAAACCAGGAACACTTTACGTTGTCGGTACACCCATTGGCAACCTGGAAGATATAACCTTTCGGGCGGTGCGAATTTTGCAGACTGTGGATATCATTGCTGCGGAAGACACGCGTCATACTGGGAAACTTCTACAGCATTTTCAAGTTAAGACACCCCAAGTGAGTTATCACGAACACAATCGTACTAGCCGCATCCCAGAACTATTAGAGCATTTAATTAACAATAAAGCGATCGCACTTGTGAGTGATGCGGGAATGCCAGGAATTTCCGATCCTGGATATGAACTGGTAAAAGCCTGCATTGAGGCGGGGATTTCAGTAGTTCCCATTCCTGGCGCTAGTGCAGCAATTACCGCTTTGAGTGCATCTGGATTACCAACAGATCGCTTTGTCTTTGAAGGCTTTCTGCCGGCGAAAACTCAACAGAGACAAGAACATTTAGAATCTCTGCAAACAGAATCTCGCACATTGATTTTCTACGAATCGCCTCACCGCTTGCGAGATACTTTACAAGACTTAGCACAAGTTTGGGGAAGCGATCGCCAAATTGTGCTAGGGCGGGAGTTAACAAAATTGTATGAGGAATTTTGGCGGGGGACAATTGCCGAAGCGATCGCTCACTACAGCCAACGAGAACCCCAAGGTGAATATACATTAGTAGTGGCAGGAATTCCAGCCAGTCAGCCCCAACTGACAGAAGAGGAATTGAAAGCCGAATTGAAACTTTTAATTAGTCAGGGAATATCGCGATCGCAAGCTAGCCGTCAGCTAGCAAAATTTACCTCCCTTCCCCGTCGCCAACTTTATCAACTAGCTCTTTCTTTAGTCGTTACTCCTGAGTCTTGA
- a CDS encoding sugar kinase — MTNGSSKIVRLSVVEVQNPKSDRGLFVGLVTLDLIYLAESAPKNNQKIVATDYTVAAGGPATNAAVTFSHLGNQATVLGVVGSHPMTQLIRGDLANYKVAIADLEPTTDLAPPVSSIIVTQATGERAVVSINAVKTQASSASIPPDILQNVNIVLIDGHQMAVSYFIAQAAKAKNIPVVIDGGSWKPGFEQILPFVDYAICSANFYPPNCQTGEDVFAYLAGFNISYIAITHGQKPIEYLSRTASGIVDVPQIHAVDTLGAGDIFHGAFCDYILRESFTDALALAAKIAADSCKFFGTRRWMDLKC, encoded by the coding sequence ATGACAAATGGATCGTCCAAAATCGTTCGACTGAGCGTAGTCGAAGTCCAAAATCCAAAATCGGATCGTGGGTTATTTGTTGGTTTAGTAACTTTAGATTTGATTTACCTTGCTGAATCTGCTCCTAAAAATAATCAGAAGATTGTCGCTACTGACTATACTGTAGCGGCAGGTGGCCCAGCAACAAACGCGGCTGTGACTTTCAGTCATTTAGGTAATCAGGCTACAGTCTTAGGTGTAGTGGGTTCTCACCCAATGACACAGCTAATTCGAGGTGATTTGGCAAATTACAAAGTTGCGATCGCAGACCTTGAGCCTACCACTGATTTAGCACCGCCTGTCTCCTCAATCATTGTCACCCAAGCCACAGGTGAAAGAGCCGTGGTTTCCATCAATGCTGTCAAAACTCAAGCCAGTAGCGCATCTATCCCACCAGATATTTTGCAAAATGTCAACATAGTACTGATTGATGGGCATCAGATGGCTGTAAGTTATTTCATAGCCCAAGCAGCTAAAGCCAAAAATATTCCAGTAGTAATCGATGGTGGCAGTTGGAAGCCTGGATTTGAGCAAATTTTGCCGTTTGTAGATTATGCTATCTGTTCAGCTAATTTTTATCCGCCCAACTGTCAGACTGGAGAAGACGTTTTTGCCTATCTGGCCGGCTTTAACATTTCTTACATCGCCATTACCCACGGACAAAAACCAATTGAATACTTGAGTCGCACTGCATCTGGTATCGTAGATGTGCCGCAAATACACGCGGTTGATACATTAGGGGCTGGAGATATTTTCCACGGTGCTTTTTGTGATTACATTTTAAGGGAAAGTTTTACTGATGCGCTGGCACTGGCAGCTAAGATTGCTGCTGATTCTTGTAAATTTTTTGGCACTCGGCGCTGGATGGATTTAAAGTGCTGA
- a CDS encoding 3'(2'),5'-bisphosphate nucleotidase CysQ family protein produces MKDLQEILAIAREIAWGAADILRSYYHGTAKDPNLDVQYKQNEPVTVADVAVSQYILQKLQATLGNEDFAYISEETYQSPTTGTHPSAPWVWIIDPLDGTRDFIEKTGDYAVHIALVKETRPILAVVAVPEAEKLYYATKGGGTFVETSDGSVPLQVSSGKPIEDLTLVVSRSHRNQRLDYLLQNLPCQNQKSVGSVGCKIATIVEQQADIYISLSGKSAPKDWDMAAPELILTEAGGKFTHFDGAPLQYNTGDINQWGGLLASNGEYHEALCQQAEKILAQFDHS; encoded by the coding sequence ATGAAAGACTTACAAGAAATATTAGCGATCGCTCGTGAGATAGCTTGGGGTGCAGCAGATATACTGCGATCGTATTACCACGGTACCGCAAAAGACCCTAACTTAGATGTGCAATATAAACAGAACGAGCCTGTTACCGTTGCCGATGTAGCTGTGAGTCAATATATCTTACAGAAGCTACAAGCAACTTTGGGTAACGAAGATTTTGCTTACATCAGCGAAGAAACCTATCAGTCACCAACTACAGGCACACACCCTTCCGCCCCTTGGGTATGGATAATTGACCCTTTGGATGGCACACGAGACTTTATTGAAAAAACTGGGGACTATGCAGTTCACATTGCTTTAGTTAAGGAAACACGCCCGATTTTAGCAGTGGTAGCAGTACCAGAAGCAGAAAAGTTATATTACGCTACCAAAGGTGGGGGGACATTTGTAGAAACCAGTGATGGCTCTGTTCCTTTACAAGTGTCGTCAGGTAAACCAATTGAGGATTTAACCTTAGTGGTTAGTCGCTCTCACCGCAACCAGCGCTTAGATTACTTGCTACAAAATTTACCCTGTCAAAATCAGAAATCTGTGGGTAGTGTAGGCTGCAAAATCGCCACTATTGTCGAGCAACAAGCAGATATCTACATTTCCCTTTCTGGTAAGTCTGCGCCCAAAGATTGGGATATGGCAGCACCAGAACTGATTTTAACAGAAGCTGGTGGTAAGTTTACCCACTTTGACGGCGCTCCGTTGCAGTATAACACTGGTGATATCAATCAATGGGGAGGTTTGCTGGCGAGTAATGGTGAATATCACGAAGCACTGTGCCAGCAAGCAGAAAAGATTTTAGCGCAGTTCGACCATAGCTAA
- a CDS encoding RNA recognition motif domain-containing protein produces MSIYVGNLSYQVTEEDLKQAFAEYGTVSRVQLPTDRETGRPRGFAFVEMESDTQEQAAIDALDGAEWMGRDLKVNKAKPREDRSSSPRGSWGGGNARRNNNNRY; encoded by the coding sequence ATGTCAATTTACGTCGGGAACCTGTCATATCAGGTTACAGAAGAGGACCTAAAGCAGGCTTTTGCAGAATACGGAACAGTAAGTCGTGTTCAACTACCCACAGATCGGGAAACAGGCCGGCCTCGTGGGTTCGCTTTTGTGGAAATGGAATCAGACACACAAGAACAAGCTGCCATTGATGCACTTGATGGTGCTGAGTGGATGGGACGTGACTTGAAAGTGAACAAAGCTAAACCTCGTGAGGATAGAAGCAGTTCTCCTCGTGGTAGCTGGGGTGGTGGTAATGCCCGCCGCAACAATAACAATCGCTACTAA